The nucleotide window TCCGTTCAGGCTCTGCAGCCTCTGCGCTCGGTAACGGAAGTGAACTGATGCGTAAACTGCCGGTAGGTTAACAGTTATAAAAGACGAGTCGTCAAGTGAAGGAACTCTGCCTCCTCGCGCATGACTAGCGGTGCTGCTGGGCACCGCTCAGCACCAAACGTCAACCGTTCCGTTCTGGTCCTAATTCTTCAACTGTAATTATACAGCTCTGTTTGCGCTGTTTACCAGATTCACTCACTGTCCTTAGGTAGGCTGGATCTCTACTTGAGATTTAGTACAAAGAGTTATCTGTACAGTTAGCTGGTTCATGCTGTACGTTAGCAGTATGTATGGCACCGGTGTTGCACGCTGGAGCCTGGTGCTGATGGTGTAGCCTATTGTGCGTCACCTATGTTGGTGTTTTGTACATTCTGTGTCATCCAGATAATTAACCTTTTTAATTTGTAtcttaaaatatttttgtattatcttaaaaaagtattgattgaTATAGCTGTATTTACCCAAGGTTATAAATACAGTTTCAACCATCAGGCTCTGAGCTGTAGTGTCCATTAATAACCACAGAgtggcagcagagagacacaatGCAAGGAGTGTCCATGCACGCACAGCCGCAGGTCTGTTATACATGTGTTTGAGAAAGGTGTGAGTATGGATTCTGGAAAACAGAAAATTGACTGATTCAGATTCAAAGGtcattgtttgtatttttattcacGTTCATGTTTTTAAAGAACACAACATCTCGGACGGAGCAAAGCGCTGCCCTTCATGCGTAAAGAAAGCTACGTGTTTCCGTTATTGTACATAAAGGCACACTAACGTGTGCAACTCTGCTTGTCAACTACAATGTTGAAGTACCGCGTGTCTCTCCTGGAGAGCTCTTACTAAAGTGACATAAGAAAGCAGCTGGCTGTTCTAGAACGTCTGGAACAGAACCATCATAGATTCACAATCTGGTCGGATTATAGACTCATTCCGTAGACCACATAATATAAATGTACTCATACAAAACTGAGTTGGGAGAATATAAACATAAATGTTTTGTCTGATCGATGTATACAAATATAAAGTGTTCACATATCTTTAGAAATATAACGTTTACATCGAGCAAAGAATGGTTATGTAACCTGTGACAGGCCTTTACTTGTAAGATCGTCATGCAGTTTTTCACAAAACAACACTTTACAATCGGAGATttacatatctctctctctctctccgcctgcgCCGCTCAACCCTAACcagtccacccctctctcctctgcggGCGTGTTAACGGATCCAAACAGTAGAACGCACAGCCGTTCGGAAGAGGACAAAGTTCCAGTTCCAACATCCTCGGGAGAATGTTCAGCCCACCTCGCGCTCTTTACTGACGAGAACTTCCATCACATAACGCAGCACCCGCGCCACAGACCACCAGACTGACGTCTCAGTAAACGTTGCCATGGTGAGGTCAGGTCAATCGAAGCCTCGTAAACACCAGGATAAAACTCTCAACCGTCGCGGTCACCGGGAGCTCGCGGTTCAGACGCCGCCAGGGAAGGCGAGGGTGTAGGCTGCCATCATCTGAGCGCGCAGCTGCTGCTTAACATGCACGCGCCCGTGCCTCTTCCGCTCGTCGCTGCGCGCGAAGCGTTTCCCACAAACTTCGCAGGAAAACGGCTTCTCTcccgtgtgcgtgcgcgtgtgcgtggtCAGGTGGTCACTCCGGCTGAAGCTGCGCAAGCAGATAGCGCACTGGAAAGGCTTGTGTCCGGTGTGGATGCGTACATGCCGGTTAAGCTCGTCTGAGCGCGAGAAGCGTCGCTCACAGCCAATGATTGGGCAGGGGAACGGCTTCACCTTCACGGTTCCCTTCACGGGGCTCTTCCTGGCCCGGGAGGGTTTGCACGCTCCCACCGGTGTGCCGGTGCTTCTCGGGAGCACGGCGGGCAGGAGGGATGAGAGCAGGGCGTCCagggaggagcagaaggaggaggcgGGGTGGAGGAGCTCACTCGGGCTCTGCACGCTCCCGGCCTGCACCTCCACACTCTCCGGTTTGACCCCACCTGACGGCGCCAGGTAGCCACTTGCCCAGTCCTCCAGCAGACCGGGCTCCTGCTTAATGTCCGCCCCGGTCTTCATATCACCGGCACCGGCCGCGGGGTGCAGCAGAGAGTCCAGTAGCTCCGCTACTTCCGCATGATCCAGTCCCGGTACCAGGAGCATTGGGTCGGTACTGACCGCGCACAGACCCTCACTGGGCCGGGAGAACTGGTCGCACCCGTTGCAGCTGTTCTCAAACTCGGTCTTGATCACCAGCTGGTGAGCAGTGGGGTGGACGGAAGCCGCGGTACACGTCTCGTGGCTGCACCCGTTGAAGGCTGGCTCGTGCGATAGGGAGTAGAGCGGAGCGGAGGCGTTgtcggggaaggaaggagagagagctccGGTGTTGTCAGCCTCGGTACCGGGACCTGTGCAGATCCCCACGATTTCCGTGATCATGTTGAGGATGGCGTCGGTGCTGCAGTGCGCCCCCGGTAGCGCCTCCGTGAAGAAGCTGCCGGTGTAGGCGAGGGAGGGTGACAGCGTGTCAGAGGAACCGTCACTCAGGTCGGAGAAGAAGTCCGAGTCTGAAGCCTCGGTTCCCGGTGAGAACGCGCAGCCTggcggagagagaagggaggagacacCGTTATTACCGTCTCACTGCACGGTGCACTGATGCATGGATTGATAACTCTGTTTAAAACAACCTGCACAGTGATGCGTTGAAGTTGTGCAGGCAGCACTTAATGCATTAGACAGTCTGCAGCAGTTACATAAGCATGAGCCGTGAGAACAGGATAACTGTACATACCTTGCCGGTCCAGTAATCCCAAACCCACTTCGGAATCGGTACTGtcgctggggctggggctcgaGCCCACACTGTCCACCCAGGCACAGCAAGCGTCCTCGAACTGCGACATAAAGCTGCTCTCTTCGCTCAGGAGCATGGTGGGAACAGGATGCGTTACAGCTCGTGGAAATTGAATTACAAAGGTAAACGAGCAATTTCACGAAAATCAATATCAGTTATGAAATTGAACGGTTATAATTCGATTTTATTAATCTTGTTAATAAACGATTAATTTATCCAAAACGATAAATTCCAGGGATTCCCTTCAAGTGTATCAGAGCAGATTGTAGATGTTAGTCCGTTATGCCAAGTCGATGTGAATGATGATAACTGGGGCTCGCGATTCTCCTTTTTATACTCTACGGTCGCTATGTAGAAGCCCTTGCCTGCTATTGGTCGATGCAGGCTCGAGGATTCCCCCGCTACGCGCTCCAGTGCCCAAACATGGTCAGAGGATGTGACGGGGGTATCCCCTCGCCTTAAAAGGACACACAGGAATGTGACGTGAAGAAGGGATTCTCTAGAATCTCCCTTCTATGCGACACTCGCTTTCTGGCGCGAGatcagaggagctggagggatgATGCGCGAGGCGTATTACACAACTAACCCACTTTATAATGCAGCAGCAGCACACCTACAGCCGCGCGCTCTAGATACACGCACGTGTTTTACCTGCTGCACCTAGAAAGTCGTCTGCAGCAGATCAAGGTTCAGGGGAGCATCGTTTTCTTGTCAAAGTATTTCAGTCTGCATGAAGACTGTATTTACCTCTTCGCAAAGTATCCACATCTCAGCCAACAGGTGCGGTGAACGAGGATAATAATTTGAAGCAATACTACAataatactacaacaatactacaATAATACCACCGCGCCACAATGACATCTAAAGTATTGCAACAGTAGCTGATTAATGGTGAACAAAATTGATACTTCAGATCAGTCAGTCGGTACAATCACTGGTACCatgcaacacaaacaacaacatctcAGCTGAACATCAGCCACTATGATGCAGGTAAGTCGTATGTAGAACAGGAAGTGCTCCGTCGGTGCCCTTAGGCCGAGTagagcacgcgcgcacacacacactatagtttCAAATACATGGATGATCAGTTATGTTGTGCGTTTGTGTCTGCGCATGTGTTAGTGATTCcttgtgtgtgcgcacagggGCTTGGTTAGACCGTGTCTATCTGTCTCCGGTTCCGACGGGGGCAGGGATGATGAAATAGCCATGGGGGAAGAGAAAACTATGAAACGAGACATTAGAGAGAAGCTCGCGCTCAGTCAGAGTCTGGATGGGTTGACTGGAGGCGCGTGCTGCAGCTTGGTTCagattcagcaccatggacagagcACATGCGCAGTCACAGCAGGGAAAGCAGGGGAGCAGAAGCCAGTGTttcaagcagtgtgtgtgtgtgtgtatggacatTACAGTCTGATCAACATGGCGCATAAACACAGAGCCCATCACAGCACCAAATTATGATTAGACCcggttccccctccctccagcccccgcaACACTGGAGCAGTCGGTTGCTAAGCTACATGCTCCCGCCCACTCACCCTGTCTCAACAGCGCAAGGATGGAAAGTCTGTCCCATTCAGGCGCCAGCCAGCGTTCCATAACACGTTCTGTCAATCAATCACCTGTGCGCATGCGGTGGGAGTATTCCGCCCGTTATGAGGGGCCGTtaaggaaataattcagactgtccttacacaaacacatatgaaacacatacacattaatactactgaaaactcacatccacatatgTGAAATGCTCACATCGACACATGAAACGcattcacatgtgaaatgttcacacacgcattcaaacttacatatatatacatatgaaaCGCTCGCACAGACGCATgggaaacacattcacactcatacAGTATATGAAACGCTCAAGTCTCATAAGGATGAGTaagaagctttgagaatgtaagaGTGTGAGATAATTTTCAATATATTATATTTCAGTATATCTGGAAGTCAGTTCAGTAGTTTAGTAATTTTACAGAAACAGGAGCAAAATAACTTTAAACTAGAACGAAAAAAATGTAATACTGGGtgaccaaacacacagatcTAGAAAATAGGAAATATATGATTACCAAAGGAAATGTAATTTGTTTAGCTGGTTCAAAGTATTTCACATAGCTCTTCTTACCAATTTATAGGTTCAAAGGCATGCGCCTTTAATGCCTATAGGGTAGGCTACTCAGACAGGTCGAAAACAACTTCTGATACAGAATATCAGCTGTCCAACATGCCTATAAAATCTATATGTTTCAACATCATAGTAAATGTTCTCAcaggttagcagggggtgcatttcagggcacGGCTGTAGTGTCTTGCCAAGAAATGCACCacatgaaacttactctggttactcatagtCCCCTCGatgtacagtaagaataatttgatcctgggatatacagaacagaaatgacatgagGGGTACATTTCAGGGCAGGCCTGGGCACATTCCAGAACCCCGAAAGCAAACTGCGTCACAGTATTCTATAGTTCTAAAAGGTCATGCAACTAACAAAACAACGTCGTGATATCTTACATGCAACATTTGAGTTGCAGTTCTCATCGTGAGTGACGTAGGGCGGGTGTGTAATGGAACGTCTTGACAGACGGCCTTGGTTCTAATTCTAGTATTGCCTGAATCATTAGGGAATTGTCTGCGCGTGCCAATACCGGAGAGGAGCGATTCCTCCCGGTGAGGGGGCGAGGTGTGTCCATGACTAGAACGGCTGGGCCGTCTGAAGAGTTTAGTTACCTCCGCCTCCTATACAGATGATCAACTGTAtttatcagcacacacacaaacacaagacaagtCTTTGCGTCAACGACACGGTTCTGACAGGCGCACAGCCTTGTTTGCCTTCTCTCTCGTCGCTGCTACAGTTTCTATATTTAGCCACCGTCCTGCCGGTAAACGGCCTCAGTTGTCATCGTCTCTGTATTCACTTGGAACGACCACAGAAGCGCGCAGGAGATCGGTAAGATGTGGAAGCCAGATGGTTCACGGGCAGTTGTTGAGGTGTTCTGCTCTCAAACCGCCCGAGGGCGCTGTTTGTCTCATGGTTTCAATGTAGCGCATGTGTTTTGATGGTCAGCCAACCTTGACTGAATGTTTGTGTAACAGGGGGTAAAACAGccttggaaacacacacacacattaaccccccccccccccccccccccacaaacacacacacacattaacaccccccacacacaaacacacacacacaaggttgaGTGACGTTACCAGTTGATGTCCTTGAAGGGAGAACTCTGCCAGccagttggttggttggttggtcagCAAGTTACTCACCCAGCCAGGCGGTCAGTCagttagccagtcagccagccagccagtcagtcagttagccagtcagccagtcagtcagccagccagtcagtcagttagccagccagtcagccagtcagtcagttagccagtcagccagccagccagccaatctgtcagtctgtcagttagccagccagccGGTCAGTCAGTTAACcagtcagccatccagtcagccagtcagtcagttagccagccagccagacggtcagtcagttagccagccagacagtcagtcagttagccagtcagccagccaggcagccagcccgTGTCCAGCAGTGATGGCAGCAGGAGTAGCAGGGTTGGTGGAGAgcgttctgtctctctgccctgcgTCTGTGTTCCTGGGGTGTGTTCTCCTGCTGGCTGCTCTCCTCGTGCTGGGGGCAGCGTGGGGTCCCTCCCCTGGCAGCACCCCCCCGGTGCCCTGCCTGCCATGGGTGCCCCTGCTGGGAAGCCTGCcctggctgggaggggggcagcccCCACACTTGCTCTTCACCCGGCTAGCGCACAGGTAGGCCCCTGGACACGCTCTGCTTCATCTGCacccctgtgggtgtgtgtgtgtgtgtgtgtatatacagtatatatatatgtgaatgTAGGTGCATGTATATTCAGGTACGGCCCTCTCTATGCCATGTACCTGGGGCCTCACTACACGCTGGTCGTCAACGACTACCAGCACGCCAGGGAGGTTCTgctgcagagagggaaggactACGCTGGGAGACCCAAgatggtgagagggggggagggatagaggggggagggatagagggggggagggatagagggggggagggatagagggggggagggatagagaaaggcAGGGTTGTGTCCCAGCCAGGATGAGGGTCAAGACAGGAGAGTTTGCGTGGCGACGGAGAGAGTTCAGTGTTGTCAAGGTGACTAACCCTCCCGGTCTCCAAGGTAACCACGGAGCTTCTGACCAGGGGGGGGAAGGACATTGCGTTCGCTGACTACTCCTCCCTCTGGAGGAGCCACCGCCGTCTGGTGCACCAGGCCTTCACTCTGTTTGGAGAGGGGAGCCACAAGCTGCAGGACATAGGtgactctatcacacacacacacactaactctctcacacacacacacacactaactctcacacatacacacacacaatgtatgtACTCAAAACACACTTGTGTGTGAGCAGTGCTGGAGGAGGTCGAGAGCCTGTGCTGCTCCCTCCAGGCCAGCGGGGGGCGGGCCGTGGACCCGGCGCCGGCGGTGACGCGAGCTGTGACCAACGTGGTCTGCACCCTCGTCTTCAGCTCCACCTATCGCCATGACGACCCGGAGCTCACCCAGGTGATGGAGTACAACGATGGCATCGTGGAAACCATCGCTAGGGGAGGACTGGTGGACATCTACCCCTGgctcagggtacacacacacacacactcacacactcacacacacactcactcacacacacactcacacacaaacacacactcacacacacacaaacacgcactcacacacacactcacaaacacacacactcacacacaaacacacactcacacacacacaaacacgcactcacacacacacactcacacacaaacacacactcactcactcactcacacacacactcactcacacacacacacacacactcacacactcactcactcacacacacacacactcactcacacacacacacactcacacacaaactcacacacacacaaacacgcactcacacacacactcacaaacacacacactcacaaacacacacactcacacacaaacacacactcacacacacacaaacacgcactcacacacacacactcacacacaaacacacacacacaaacacacacacacacactcacacacacacacacacacacacacaaacacacactcacacaaacacacactcacactcacacaaacacacactcacacacacactcacagtcataGTTGTTTCTTTTCTCTGTAGATCTTTCCCAGCAGAGCTCTGAGGAAACTGAAACAGTGTATTTCTGTTAGAGACAGACTGCTGAACCGCAAGCTGGAGGAACAcaaggtacactcacacacactcacacacacacaaccctttacccctgcctgacccctgacccctgacccttgtcTGCAGGCCTCCATGAGGACAGGGGAGCCTCGTGACCTGCTGGATGCTCtgctgcaggggtcaggggtcagccaggggtcaggggcGGAGGAGGGTGTGATGTCAGACGATCACGTCATCATGACTGCGGCGGAGACGTTTGGGGCGGGGGTGGAGACAACCTCCACCACGTTGCTGTGGTGCCTGgccttcctgctgcaccacccCCAGGTGAGGAGCACTTCCTGTCGCATCACTTCCGGTTACCTCACTTTCTCTTAACCGTTCAAAAcattaacacattgtattcatttatcagacacGTTTAGCCACAACcagagaaagtacagcagaaggatCTGATCAAAGATCAGAAGTACAGAGTTCTAACAGTAACCAcacctcagctaccagacacagtgtagagTAACACCTCAGCTACCATCTCAGCTAGCAGGCGGAGTGAgcatctgcacccccccccccccccccaggtgcagGAGCGCGTGCAGAGCGagctggaggagtgtgtgggggggggcaggacagtgtgtgtgtcccacaggGCCAGCCTGCCATACCTGGACAGCGTGATCAACGAGGTCATGAGGATACGACCGGTCAGCCCTGTCCTCATccctcacaccaccctcacacacaccaggtaacacacacaccaccctcacacacacacaccaccctcacacacaccaggtaacacacaccccaccctcacacacacacaccaccctcacacacaccaggtaacacacaccccaccctcacacacacacaccaccctcacacacaccaggtaacacacaccccaccctcacacacacacaccactctcacacacaccaggtaacacacaccccaccctcacacacaccaggtaacacacaccccaccctcacacacaccaggtaacacacacaccaccctcacacacacacaccaccctcacacacaccaggtaacacacaccaccctcacacacaccaggtaacacacacaccaggtaacacacacaccaccctcacacacaccaggtaacacacacaccaccctcacatacaccaccctcacacacaccaggtaacacacacaccaccctcacacacaccaggtaacacacacaccaccctcacataCACCACCCTCAcatacaccacccacacacacacaccaggtaacccacacaccaccctcacacacaccagataacacacacacaccaggtaacacacactagGTAACCCACAGCAGGTAACTTGTTGTACTCCTCCAGTCTGGGGGGCTACTCCATCAGGAAAGACACGCGTGTGCTGGTGAACATGTGGGCTATTCACCACGACCCCCACCTCTGGGACCAGCCAGAGCACTTCAGACCaggtgacacacatacacacactctctctcacacacacactctctcacacacacactctctcacacacactctctctcacacacacactctctcacacacactctctctctcacacacacacactctctcacacacacacctccttttcTGTCTCTGATGTTTCCCATTTCGTCTCCCAGAGCGTTTCCTTGACGACCAGGGACAGCGCTCTGTGCCTTCTTGTTTCCTGCCATTTGGGGCGGGGCCTCGCGTCTGCGTGGGCGAATCCCTGGCCAGGATggagctcttcctcttcctggccAATCTGCTGCAGCGGTTCAGCTTTAGCCCCGCCCCCGGGGTCTCTCTACCAGACCTGCAGGGGAAGCTGGGGGTGgtgctgcagccaatcagatacACTCTCACAGTCAGCCCCCGAGTAGGGGGgggctgaggtggaggaggggcacaACTACTTCCTCTTAAATATCTTCCTTCAATGTTATGTGTGTTCAATGTCTCCTGAAATGGTATGATCAATGACTTGTCTTGATAACCCGCATTTCAATAAAGATACACCTGATTCTACCAGtagactgtctcacacacaccatccacacataTCACAGTACAGACACAAGGATCTAGCCAAAGGGAAATCTATAGCCACCAAATTTGAGCTTTTACAGACTAAAAgtttcttgggggggggggggggggggggggggtagttaagGAGCACTTAATTCATAGATGTTGTTAGCCTTGGTTTTAACTAACTAGTAATATTAAAAACAACAACCTGTTAAACCTGAACCTGAAAGTGGTTGGTCCGCTGAATTCTCGTGGCATGTTTCAGACGATGCTCTTATTTTGAAGGCGAATTCGACCTTTTCAAGCtactaggtagctagctagctcagcACATAATTGAATTCGAAACAGAAACAGGTGAAGTCTCAACATTTCGTACGTAAATACATCCCTACGAACACAAACtgagtggtgtttgtgtttgttaatTATACCGACTAACACCGATATTTTGACAGAAATGCACCTGGCGCCACACGCTCACCACTCAGGCCATAACCTCTCAGCtgagcgcacgcacacatacagcgTTTTTAACGTCATCATGCTCGGCTCGCAGTGTTTTGAAGCGGAGACTAGCGGTGGTAAAATGTACACAAATTCCAACTCGTTAATCAGATTCAAAACTATTTTATCATAATAAAAGATGTATAGAATACAGTTTTTTATGGCGTGAAATTGACTATTTTCAGTTGACAGTTTGGCAGCCAGCGCTTATGGAAAGCAGAGGAGTTGTAGATTGGTAGAGGACCTACAGACCAGAGTAGTAGAGACCAGAGTAGTAGATTGGATAGTGTTTATTTTCAGACAGACGGAGAGTAACTCAGACACTGGCTAAGGACAAGACGGAGAGACactgggagggatgagagagggaggagagaagaagagcagtgtagaggagggtagaggagatgagggtagaggagaggagatgagggtagaggagaggtgagaggagggtagaggagaggaggggaggagtggagatgagaggagggtaaGGGGGATCAATAGAAATCTATAGAGGCACAATAATAGGGAGAGTAatagaggtcacacacacacactcgctctcacacacacacacacacacacacacacacacacacacacaaaagggaaCGCAGTTAGTAGGACAGTTTCAAACATATTATTAACAGTTTCCATAGTAACAGTATTGTCATATAATtatctttatatatttttttttttaatatatatgtatattactAACAGTGGTTGAGTAGAAATGGCACACAGCCTCACATTAGTTCTAGTCAAGAAGAACGATCAGACCACGTCCACAGCGGCTGTCATGGTAACAGCAACAGTTCTCTTGGCTCtgttcagggagcagagagCATGATGGGAAGTGTAGTTTATATCCAAAAACCAGAGAGCATGATGGGAAGTGTAGATTCTGTCCAGAGGCCAAAGAGCATGATGGGAAGTGTAGTTTCTGTCCAGGGAGCAGAGAGCATGGTGGGAAGTGTAGTTTATATCCAAAAACCAGAGAGCATGATGGGAAGGTGGCCCCTACATCCTGCTCCTTAGCCCCTACATCCTGCTCCCTAGCCCCTATGTCCTGCTCCCTAGCCCCTACGTCCTGCTCCCTAGCCCCTACGTTCTGCTCCCTAGCCCCTACGTCCTGCTCCCGAGCTCCTACACCCTGCTCCCTAGCCCCTACATTCTGCTCCCTAGCCCCTACATCCTGCTCCCTAATCTACCCCACTCTGCAATCAGTCCCACTAAGTACACCTCCACATGGGCCCTACTTATAAACATCACCAGTACAATATCTGTATTCCAACAATATCCAAAGGTATGGAACATTCATGACTACACATGTTCATGTACATACATGTATactactcacgcacacacacacacattgatgtgACGGAGGTGTGTGACATACAGCACCTGCTGGACAGAGTCATCTCATAAACAACCTGTCTTCTTCAGAACTCTATACCCTCTCACTCCATTCAGAACTCTAGAACCCCCTTCAGAACTCTAGAATCCCCTTCAGAACTCTGGAACACCCTTCAGAACTCTAGAACCCTGGAGCCATCTGGACCTGCAAGACTTCTCAAGCAGTGTAGAACCTCTCCTGCTGTTCTAGAACTTGTGCTTGGCCAGATACAGCTGGGTTAGTAATGCAGTTAACCTGCCATAGGACCTAGTTTAAAAGgagccctcacacacccacacacacacatgcatacatacacatacgtaactacacacgcatacacacaccacttaaATCTACAGTCTCGCTTGCtcatctcagtgtgtgtgtgtgtgtgtgcagaggctggctggtgtgtgtgaggtttcagtcagagagatgagcagatgatgtcacacagcagctgttgttgttagggggaggggggcgagggcgggggcggggccatTAAGAGAGAATTTGGCATTTTCACATCTTCTGTTCTGTGTTAATGTGTTTAGACTCATTGTTTAGCTGGTTGtgtaactcaaaaacacacacacacactctctcacacacacacacacagtcacgcacacacacactctcacaccctaGACAGATGGGGCTCCTCTGTGTGTTCATCGTTCCCCAGGAGACGTGCAgctcacacacagctgccctCCCTGGCACCAGCTCACCCTGAACTCTTACAAGAGGACCAGTCCACCTGTCAGTCACACAGTCTCCACAACAACCACCACAGCAGCCTCCTCACCCACTGGTGTGGTAGGGGTGGGGCTACAGAGGGTTAGCCccgcccctgacccctgacccctagcGATTAGACAGTCAACACTGTCATGTACCTGAAtgacctcactccctcctccatcaccttctcctcctcttcctccccctctcctgcctcccccctccccctcccccgcctcctcctccccctcctcctcctcctcctcctcctccccctccccctccccctccccctccccctccccctccccctcctcctccctctccacctgacAGCGACACACCTCGATGCCGGAGTCTCCGGTCAGTCGTCTGTGGCGG belongs to Osmerus mordax isolate fOsmMor3 chromosome 23, fOsmMor3.pri, whole genome shotgun sequence and includes:
- the LOC136967955 gene encoding early growth response protein 4-like, which gives rise to MLLSEESSFMSQFEDACCAWVDSVGSSPSPSDSTDSEVGLGLLDRQGCAFSPGTEASDSDFFSDLSDGSSDTLSPSLAYTGSFFTEALPGAHCSTDAILNMITEIVGICTGPGTEADNTGALSPSFPDNASAPLYSLSHEPAFNGCSHETCTAASVHPTAHQLVIKTEFENSCNGCDQFSRPSEGLCAVSTDPMLLVPGLDHAEVAELLDSLLHPAAGAGDMKTGADIKQEPGLLEDWASGYLAPSGGVKPESVEVQAGSVQSPSELLHPASSFCSSLDALLSSLLPAVLPRSTGTPVGACKPSRARKSPVKGTVKVKPFPCPIIGCERRFSRSDELNRHVRIHTGHKPFQCAICLRSFSRSDHLTTHTRTHTGEKPFSCEVCGKRFARSDERKRHGRVHVKQQLRAQMMAAYTLAFPGGV
- the cyp17a2 gene encoding cytochrome P450 17A2; this encodes MAAGVAGLVESVLSLCPASVFLGCVLLLAALLVLGAAWGPSPGSTPPVPCLPWVPLLGSLPWLGGGQPPHLLFTRLAHRYGPLYAMYLGPHYTLVVNDYQHAREVLLQRGKDYAGRPKMVTTELLTRGGKDIAFADYSSLWRSHRRLVHQAFTLFGEGSHKLQDIVLEEVESLCCSLQASGGRAVDPAPAVTRAVTNVVCTLVFSSTYRHDDPELTQVMEYNDGIVETIARGGLVDIYPWLRIFPSRALRKLKQCISVRDRLLNRKLEEHKASMRTGEPRDLLDALLQGSGVSQGSGAEEGVMSDDHVIMTAAETFGAGVETTSTTLLWCLAFLLHHPQVQERVQSELEECVGGGRTVCVSHRASLPYLDSVINEVMRIRPVSPVLIPHTTLTHTSLGGYSIRKDTRVLVNMWAIHHDPHLWDQPEHFRPERFLDDQGQRSVPSCFLPFGAGPRVCVGESLARMELFLFLANLLQRFSFSPAPGVSLPDLQGKLGVVLQPIRYTLTVSPRVGGG